A window from Manis javanica isolate MJ-LG chromosome 10, MJ_LKY, whole genome shotgun sequence encodes these proteins:
- the ALKBH4 gene encoding alpha-ketoglutarate-dependent dioxygenase alkB homolog 4 isoform X1, which translates to MAAAAVAAPGVLRECGCKGIRTCLMCERQRGGDRPWQHSLQRTHRFIYYSDTGWAVGAEESDFEGWAFPFPGVTLIEDFVTREEEAEMVQLMDREPWKLSQSGRRKQDYGPKVNFRKQKLKTTGFTGLPSFSQEVVQRMGLYPVLEDFQPVEQCNLDYCPERGSAIDPHLDDTWLWGERLVSLNLLSPTVLSMSREVPGSLLLCLAPSGFPEALVEGVVAPSRSVLCQEVEVAIPLPRRSLLVLAGAARHQWRHAIHRRHIEGRRVCATFRELSAEFQAGGRQQELGQELLQISLSFQGKPV; encoded by the exons ATGGCGGCTGCGGCGGTGGCTGCCCCCGGGGTCCTTCGGGAATGCGGCTGCAAGGGCATCCGGACCTGTCTGATGTGCGAACGGCAGCGCGGAGGTGACCGGCCCTGGCAACACTCCCTGCAG AGAACACACCGTTTTATATACTACTCTGACACTGGCTGGGCCGTGGGGGCTGAGGAGTCTGACTTTGAAGGCTGGGCCTTCCCCTTCCCGGGTGTGACGTTGATAGAGGACTTTGTGACCCGAGAGGAAGAAGCCGAGATGGTGCAGCTAATGGACCGTGAGCCCTGGAAGCTCTCACAGTCTGGGCGGAGGAAGCAG GACTACGGCCCCAAAGTCAACTTTCGGAAACAGAAGCTGAAGACCACTGGTTTCACGGGCCTTCCCAGCTTCAGCCAGGAGGTAGTGCAGAGAATGGGCCTCTACCCCGTCCTGGAGGACTTCCAGCCAGTCGAGCAGTGTAACCTGGACTACTGTCCTGAGCGGGGCTCAGCCATTGACCCCCACCTGGATGACACCTGGCTGTGGGGGGAGCGGCTGGTGAGCCTCAACCTCCTGTCCCCGACTGTGCTATCCATGTCCCGGGAGGTGCCTGGCAGCCTCTTGCTCTGCCTAGCCCCGTCTGGCTTCCCCGAGGCTTTGGTGGAGGGGGTGGTGGCCCCCAGCAGGTCTGTCCTGTGCCAGGAGGTGGAGGTAGCCATCCCCTTACCCCGCCGCTCTTTGCTTGTGCTTGCCGGAGCCGCACGGCACCAGTGGAGGCATGCCATCCACCGCAGACATATCGAGGGCCGCCGCGTGTGCGCCACCTTCCGGGAGCTGTCGGCCGAGTTCCAGGCTGGCGGGAGGCAGCAAGAACTGGGGCAGGAACTCCTGcaaatctctctctcctttcaagGGAAACCTGTGTGA
- the ALKBH4 gene encoding alpha-ketoglutarate-dependent dioxygenase alkB homolog 4 isoform X2, with product MAAAAVAAPGVLRECGCKGIRTCLMCERQRGGDRPWQHSLQRTHRFIYYSDTGWAVGAEESDFEGWAFPFPGVTLIEDFVTREEEAEMVQLMDREPWKLSQSGRRKQDYGPKVNFRKQKLKTTGFTGLPSFSQEVVQRMGLYPVLEDFQPVEQCNLDYCPERGSAIDPHLDDTWLWGERLPHGTSGGMPSTADISRAAACAPPSGSCRPSSRLAGGSKNWGRNSCKSLSPFKGNLCEPLPWRQELAQACLGRRLQSRPSSRIDGRRPRAWVFSPPSLGFKIDTLMP from the exons ATGGCGGCTGCGGCGGTGGCTGCCCCCGGGGTCCTTCGGGAATGCGGCTGCAAGGGCATCCGGACCTGTCTGATGTGCGAACGGCAGCGCGGAGGTGACCGGCCCTGGCAACACTCCCTGCAG AGAACACACCGTTTTATATACTACTCTGACACTGGCTGGGCCGTGGGGGCTGAGGAGTCTGACTTTGAAGGCTGGGCCTTCCCCTTCCCGGGTGTGACGTTGATAGAGGACTTTGTGACCCGAGAGGAAGAAGCCGAGATGGTGCAGCTAATGGACCGTGAGCCCTGGAAGCTCTCACAGTCTGGGCGGAGGAAGCAG GACTACGGCCCCAAAGTCAACTTTCGGAAACAGAAGCTGAAGACCACTGGTTTCACGGGCCTTCCCAGCTTCAGCCAGGAGGTAGTGCAGAGAATGGGCCTCTACCCCGTCCTGGAGGACTTCCAGCCAGTCGAGCAGTGTAACCTGGACTACTGTCCTGAGCGGGGCTCAGCCATTGACCCCCACCTGGATGACACCTGGCTGTGGGGGGAGCGGCTG CCGCACGGCACCAGTGGAGGCATGCCATCCACCGCAGACATATCGAGGGCCGCCGCGTGTGCGCCACCTTCCGGGAGCTGTCGGCCGAGTTCCAGGCTGGCGGGAGGCAGCAAGAACTGGGGCAGGAACTCCTGcaaatctctctctcctttcaagGGAAACCTGTGTGAGCCGCTGCCCTGGAGACAGGAGCTGGCACAGGCCTGCCTGGGGCGCCGGCTCCAGAGTAGACCCTCCTCCAGGATTGATGGGAGGAGGCCCAGGGCATGGGTCTTTTCTCCACCTTCATTAGGTTTTAAGATAGACACCCTGATGCCATGA